A portion of the Paenibacillus marchantiae genome contains these proteins:
- the treR gene encoding trehalose operon repressor: MNNKFIRIYEDIAARIRTGEIEAGTLLPSELDLSESYQTSRETIRKALKMLSEEGYIQKIQGKGSIVLDIRKIDFPISGLVSFKELAKKMGHRAKTYVKVFEEKKVDQALFKKINFGLNEKVWEIRRVRQVDGEHVILDKDHISQRLIPGLSKEICNDSIFEYIEEELGLTISFAKKEILVEEPTAEDRELLDLEGFHNVVVVRSQVYLEDASQFQFTEARHRPDKFRFVDFARRR; the protein is encoded by the coding sequence ATGAATAATAAATTTATCCGAATCTATGAAGATATTGCAGCTCGTATTCGGACTGGAGAAATTGAAGCAGGTACGCTGCTTCCCTCGGAACTTGATTTATCGGAAAGTTATCAAACGTCTAGAGAGACAATTCGCAAAGCGCTTAAAATGCTGTCTGAAGAAGGTTATATTCAGAAAATTCAAGGTAAGGGCTCCATTGTATTGGATATACGTAAAATTGATTTTCCTATTTCGGGCCTCGTCAGCTTCAAGGAACTGGCTAAAAAAATGGGACATCGGGCCAAAACGTACGTTAAGGTTTTTGAAGAAAAAAAGGTTGATCAGGCCTTGTTCAAGAAAATCAATTTTGGCCTGAATGAAAAGGTCTGGGAGATCAGACGTGTACGGCAAGTGGATGGCGAACATGTCATTCTCGACAAGGACCATATAAGCCAGAGGCTTATTCCCGGTTTGAGCAAGGAAATATGTAATGACTCCATCTTCGAGTACATTGAGGAAGAGCTCGGGCTGACCATCTCTTTTGCCAAAAAGGAAATATTGGTGGAGGAGCCCACTGCTGAGGATAGGGAATTGCTTGATCTCGAAGGATTCCACAATGTAGTTGTGGTTAGAAGTCAGGTTTACCTGGAGGATGCAAGTCAATTCCAGTTCACAGAGGCAAGGCATCGCCCGGACAAGTTCAGATTTGTGGACTTTGCCCGGCGTAGATGA
- a CDS encoding glycoside hydrolase family 5 protein, which yields MLVILGSAAPKASAATGFYVSGGKLYDSTGKAFVMRGVNHGHSWFKNDLNTAIPAIAKTGANTVRIVLSNGVQYTKDDLNSVKNIINVVSANKMIAVLEVHDATGKDDYNSLDAAVNYWISIKEALIGKEDRVIVNIANEWYGTWNGSAWADGYKKAIPKLRNAGINNTLIVDAAGWGQYPQSIVDYGQSVFAADTQKNTVFSIHMYEYAGKDAATVKANMESVLNKGLALIIGEFGGYHTNGDVDEYAIMKYGQEKGVGWLAWSWYGNSSDLNYLDLATGPNGSLTSFGNTVVNDTYGIKNTSKKAGIY from the coding sequence ATGTTGGTGATTCTGGGGAGTGCTGCACCCAAAGCGTCTGCTGCTACAGGATTTTATGTAAGCGGAGGCAAATTGTACGATTCCACTGGCAAGGCATTTGTTATGAGAGGTGTCAATCATGGACATTCATGGTTTAAGAACGACCTGAACACGGCTATTCCTGCAATTGCCAAAACAGGTGCCAACACCGTACGGATTGTGCTCTCCAATGGCGTGCAGTACACCAAAGACGATCTGAACTCCGTTAAAAACATCATTAATGTTGTAAGCGCAAACAAAATGATTGCGGTGCTTGAAGTACATGATGCAACAGGTAAGGATGACTATAATTCGTTGGATGCAGCAGTGAATTACTGGATTAGCATCAAGGAAGCACTCATTGGCAAAGAAGACAGAGTTATCGTAAATATCGCGAACGAATGGTATGGAACATGGAACGGTAGTGCTTGGGCTGATGGATACAAAAAAGCAATTCCGAAGCTGAGAAATGCCGGGATTAACAATACGTTGATCGTGGATGCAGCGGGCTGGGGGCAGTACCCGCAATCCATCGTGGATTATGGACAAAGTGTATTTGCAGCAGATACACAGAAAAATACTGTGTTTTCGATTCACATGTATGAATATGCCGGTAAAGACGCGGCAACCGTAAAAGCCAACATGGAAAGCGTATTAAACAAAGGTCTGGCCCTGATCATCGGTGAATTCGGTGGATATCACACGAACGGAGATGTCGATGAATATGCGATCATGAAATATGGTCAGGAAAAAGGGGTAGGCTGGCTCGCATGGTCCTGGTATGGCAACAGCTCTGATTTGAACTATTTGGACTTAGCTACGGGTCCTAACGGAAGTTTGACATCCTTTGGAAACACGGTTGTAAACGACACTTACGGAATCAAAAATACTTCAAAAAAAGCAGGGATCTACTAG
- a CDS encoding fibronectin type III domain-containing protein — protein MKKSEKRIKKQAEQLTKVVLAFALLSPQALLVEWGSTAIMAEAVETISIVSDTSSMKAVQSSKVKVEMNSDGKYRIVLLPNTNVFYGGDTGNVSTIIDHNGTPVNFKSLPLNYYRINNNVIEMSRQKDNVEYILRVSIVNATSQGGYMKVELEAVNRSGSTLNLGGTFYWDTMVNGNDASPFEVIENGWRNYSGGVQVTAFYANTYNVVDADRIFMGQYNSPDNAQLTGGSSPSSFTPGQTVTATDTAAQFWWDGKATANQASRKFSTIVGIGPKNAPPSFALSAPSSGQTYYKGEQLQISGTTRDTDVGDLLTVKWSIDGGSENMLTQMTATGSNQSFNTNYTLPDKLADGVHTLQVWVMDDKGGVSSAGTVNFTVKSFVVPGTPSFTSVNNNNLTVNWDKKANDATVTYELKNVTTNQTFDTGTTNSRQVTGLTPNTQYSFAVRAKNTVGSYTGYSSPASKFTLANAPSDAAVSQSGNSVTASWNNNGNPAGTSYKTEIRNSVGQVLASGTTSSTRTELALTGLADGLYNVYVAALNGEGIQTAFTSAGQITKDTTGPTAPSIAVNPSSWTKEDVLVTITAGSDALSGVQKTEYKLGIGGEWKEYTAPITVASEGNTLIIARSIDAFGNTGQEASVTARVDRTAPTPPVISLNPTEWTHSAVTVTLTAGTDEASGVGLTQYRLGVEGTWVDYREPFTINTEGITEIQARSVDRASNVSASTSANARIDKTGPDEPKITLSADEWTNQDVSFEITSGEDTGSGLAKSQYRLNEQGPWIDYTGEVKVTEEGQTTVYARSLDRVGNVSTVTKALIRLDKTAPTEPVITLSQSGWSKEAIQFTIAGSVDEHAISYEYSLNGAPYIVGNSGTVSSNGPNVIRARARDAVGNVSKEVSRTAYVDQVAPTITFTPNGQGWIDTNISATVQYEDSDSGINENSRLYSVTNSTASPDNWNEARSNEPVISIESEGIWYIHAKTIDMAGNTYETVSAPYQIQRKPQQPGNASVTQISETSAELTWDLPTGEWYTDGYQYEIINHTTGQSWTLDYPKHTLIDHSLSGGQVYDYEVRVRNHTGISDAVSVRALTIPAAPGSLQVRKVDSQPELAEVHFDSVQGATAYRITAATSDGSIVFDQTISDSSNIPYMTNLVPGSIHTISVTALNESGTGESSRVGFLTLPAAPGEFAAVQIREHEISLGWETVTSATYYSLSRSGAGVYEGLETEYVDAGLDSGTEYSYELLAANETGEGPVTSLQKLLTLPGAIESLSIDNATTTSMHLSWDPVRGAERYEVFVNGEKRETLLAGTHEYLLTGLTAGTLVQVDVQAGNGSGQGQSNRVSGTTLPESPSGLHFVQPTETGVTLRWDAVPGATKYRVVLEGQSYEISDTQIEVHQLSGNRHYTYQVEAGNAAGYGAPTSGELLTLPTRPKGLKVTRTDETSIGVEWESVNTAESYIVSINGTEVGRTSGLAYTAKELLPGMEYLVEVQAVNTSGVGQSASLIRLSKPTAPSEIVVEPGVHKATLSWDSVAGASEYVIQQGNKEIYRGTELTTFISGLEDGTMHHYTLVAVNRQGTPSEATGISILTLPEKPVEIKATEVSENSLSLDFTKTGVKGADEYIIERNGREIARMDASETRFVDEDLSPGTKYTYKIRAVNASGSGASFVYGITTKTLPLSPDGITVIKGTHTFDLAWEAVKGAAAYEIRNQTTGEVQTVSEPSVHLASLLDGTTYTFELTVLNEDGHRSSPVEVLLLTKPISPQTASIAAVTDQSATLDLSGSATRGAEQLIIMRDGIEIDRIPAESISYKDKNLTPGERYTYTVKTSNASGDSDTGFDVQLRTLPATITETLHPDVIEETEAVIKWTKVQGAEGYIVMIADDEFTTITESDLTEIILKGLVSAAQYDQVQIVPYNTVGNGIPMVVAPFFTLPHVDSVEMKLYPETDHARLEWDFPYLNETFVVLMDGIELYRGKQKEYIVNELQGGTNYYIELYTENGRGDTSHKLEYTLLTKPEAPKEVEYRSTQESIQLQFEKSHVKGVEQFIIERDGAEIGRVSVDEPYYKDHGLEPGVNYVYTIKTVNASGKSESGFNLTAVTLPGKIPSPPQVKERAQHGADIIWDMIPGAAGYRIYQEDELIATTMETSIHITELKSAQVYSDFSIVPFNEAGDGKTVDVPEFETLPSEEFTVSANSQSTSSIALSWKLESFNETIVLSSSGREIYRGKDRSYIWTGLTGGQRYDVILWTENSAGEKSESQQATAVTLPYPLPSGSGAGSPTPSSKPEDVQSSGVSQPEQNDKAETTAKKEVKFIDIGQTFNKDQIIWLAEQNIIQGVSETRFEPRRPITRAEFTALIVRLMGLDTSADYQHAFRDVNDQDWFAPEIEAAVSLGMVHGMGNGKFAPYELVTREQASKIIANVIRKIKPESATSRRAFTDQMDVSEWAKEEVEELAGMYMLTGYEDGSFRPMQHLSRSEAAALIFRLNKLIRIIEEGQTMEEENRTMDDKGTSIDIEGKANMSKLE, from the coding sequence TTGAAGAAATCTGAGAAGCGTATTAAAAAACAGGCCGAGCAGCTTACCAAAGTGGTACTTGCATTTGCTCTGCTGTCACCCCAAGCCTTGCTGGTCGAATGGGGTTCAACGGCCATTATGGCTGAAGCTGTGGAAACCATCAGTATTGTATCCGATACTTCCAGCATGAAGGCTGTTCAATCCTCCAAGGTGAAAGTGGAGATGAATAGTGATGGCAAATATAGAATTGTGTTGCTTCCTAATACAAACGTATTCTACGGTGGCGATACCGGGAATGTATCCACCATTATTGATCATAACGGAACACCCGTTAATTTTAAGTCGCTGCCCCTTAATTATTATCGAATCAATAATAATGTAATCGAAATGTCCAGGCAGAAAGACAACGTAGAGTATATTTTGCGCGTGTCCATCGTTAATGCCACATCTCAGGGCGGTTATATGAAGGTGGAGCTGGAGGCTGTTAACCGCAGCGGCTCTACGCTGAATCTGGGAGGTACGTTCTATTGGGATACGATGGTGAATGGCAACGATGCTTCTCCGTTTGAAGTGATTGAGAACGGCTGGCGCAATTACAGTGGAGGTGTTCAGGTAACTGCTTTTTATGCCAACACGTATAACGTTGTGGACGCAGATCGCATTTTCATGGGGCAGTACAATAGCCCGGACAATGCGCAGCTGACAGGTGGTTCTTCTCCATCTTCCTTTACGCCAGGGCAGACCGTTACCGCAACGGATACTGCTGCGCAGTTTTGGTGGGACGGCAAAGCAACCGCGAACCAGGCTTCACGCAAATTTTCGACGATTGTGGGGATTGGTCCCAAAAATGCACCGCCTTCATTTGCACTATCGGCACCGTCTTCGGGCCAGACCTATTACAAAGGAGAACAGCTTCAAATATCCGGTACAACCCGGGATACGGATGTGGGAGATCTTCTGACTGTCAAATGGTCAATCGACGGAGGCTCCGAAAACATGTTGACACAGATGACGGCTACAGGTTCCAATCAGTCGTTTAACACGAATTACACATTGCCAGACAAGCTCGCAGATGGCGTACATACGTTGCAGGTGTGGGTAATGGATGACAAGGGAGGGGTCTCCTCAGCGGGTACTGTCAACTTCACGGTGAAAAGTTTCGTTGTTCCGGGAACACCGTCATTTACATCTGTTAACAATAATAATCTGACGGTCAACTGGGACAAAAAGGCGAATGATGCTACCGTGACGTATGAACTGAAAAATGTAACGACGAATCAAACCTTTGATACGGGTACAACAAATAGTCGGCAGGTGACCGGGCTTACACCGAATACTCAATATTCTTTTGCTGTGCGCGCTAAAAATACAGTGGGTTCGTATACGGGGTATTCAAGTCCAGCTAGCAAATTTACACTAGCCAATGCACCAAGCGATGCAGCTGTGAGCCAGTCAGGTAACTCCGTTACGGCTAGTTGGAACAACAATGGCAATCCTGCGGGAACGAGTTACAAAACGGAAATACGTAACTCCGTCGGACAAGTGCTTGCATCGGGTACAACTTCATCAACTCGGACTGAACTTGCGTTAACTGGACTTGCAGACGGATTATATAACGTATATGTAGCAGCACTGAATGGAGAAGGCATACAGACTGCATTTACCTCTGCAGGTCAGATCACAAAGGACACAACCGGTCCCACTGCTCCCTCGATAGCAGTCAATCCTTCTTCTTGGACCAAGGAAGATGTCCTGGTTACGATTACAGCAGGCTCGGATGCCTTAAGTGGTGTACAGAAGACTGAGTACAAGCTGGGGATTGGGGGAGAATGGAAGGAATACACTGCTCCCATTACGGTTGCTTCTGAAGGAAATACACTCATTATTGCACGCAGCATAGATGCATTTGGCAATACAGGACAGGAGGCTTCTGTTACAGCACGAGTGGACCGTACAGCTCCGACACCTCCCGTCATCTCGTTAAATCCGACGGAGTGGACCCATTCGGCAGTAACGGTGACGTTAACGGCAGGTACGGATGAAGCAAGTGGAGTGGGTCTTACGCAATATAGACTTGGAGTTGAAGGAACTTGGGTCGATTATCGAGAGCCATTTACCATCAATACGGAAGGAATCACCGAGATTCAGGCGCGAAGTGTGGATCGGGCCTCTAATGTCAGTGCGTCAACTTCAGCCAATGCCCGGATTGACAAGACAGGGCCTGATGAGCCAAAGATTACACTCAGTGCTGATGAATGGACGAATCAGGATGTATCCTTTGAAATAACCAGCGGTGAAGATACAGGCAGTGGACTTGCCAAAAGCCAATATCGTCTAAACGAACAAGGCCCCTGGATCGATTACACTGGAGAAGTGAAGGTTACCGAAGAAGGACAAACCACAGTTTATGCGCGCTCGCTTGACAGGGTAGGGAATGTAAGTACTGTTACAAAAGCACTCATTCGACTGGATAAGACTGCTCCAACAGAGCCGGTTATTACATTAAGTCAGTCTGGCTGGAGCAAGGAAGCTATACAATTTACGATTGCTGGCAGCGTAGATGAACATGCCATTTCGTATGAATATAGTTTGAATGGGGCCCCGTATATTGTAGGAAACTCAGGTACAGTGAGTTCAAACGGTCCCAACGTAATTCGAGCCAGAGCGAGAGACGCTGTCGGAAACGTTAGCAAGGAGGTCAGTCGTACGGCTTATGTCGATCAGGTTGCTCCAACGATTACATTTACACCGAATGGACAAGGCTGGATTGACACTAATATATCTGCTACCGTTCAATATGAAGATTCTGATTCGGGTATCAATGAGAATTCGCGATTGTACAGTGTGACCAACAGTACCGCATCGCCAGACAACTGGAATGAAGCCCGCTCGAATGAGCCTGTAATTTCAATTGAATCCGAAGGCATTTGGTATATCCATGCCAAAACAATAGATATGGCAGGGAATACATATGAGACCGTATCAGCACCTTATCAGATCCAGCGCAAGCCACAGCAGCCGGGAAATGCGAGCGTTACACAGATCAGTGAGACTTCGGCAGAACTTACGTGGGATCTGCCCACAGGAGAATGGTATACCGACGGGTATCAGTATGAAATCATAAACCATACGACAGGCCAGTCCTGGACACTGGATTATCCTAAACATACGCTCATTGATCACTCCCTAAGTGGTGGGCAAGTCTATGATTACGAAGTGAGAGTTCGAAACCATACTGGCATAAGTGATGCAGTATCTGTCCGTGCACTGACAATCCCCGCGGCACCGGGATCATTACAAGTTCGAAAAGTCGATTCCCAGCCTGAGCTGGCAGAAGTACATTTCGATTCGGTTCAAGGTGCTACTGCGTACCGTATCACGGCTGCAACTTCGGATGGAAGTATTGTATTTGACCAGACGATCTCCGATTCTTCCAATATTCCGTACATGACCAATCTGGTCCCGGGGAGCATTCATACGATTTCGGTCACAGCACTGAATGAGAGTGGTACGGGAGAAAGCAGCAGGGTGGGATTCCTGACATTGCCTGCAGCACCTGGTGAATTTGCGGCAGTGCAGATTCGGGAGCATGAGATCTCTCTGGGATGGGAGACGGTAACTTCAGCTACGTATTACAGCCTTTCACGCAGTGGAGCTGGAGTCTACGAAGGATTGGAAACGGAGTATGTGGACGCAGGTCTGGATAGTGGAACAGAGTATAGCTATGAATTGCTGGCCGCAAACGAGACAGGAGAAGGTCCAGTAACAAGTTTGCAGAAGCTGCTGACATTGCCGGGGGCCATTGAAAGCTTGAGTATAGATAATGCTACAACAACGAGCATGCATCTCAGTTGGGATCCTGTAAGAGGCGCGGAGCGATACGAAGTCTTTGTGAATGGGGAGAAGCGGGAGACGCTGCTTGCTGGAACCCATGAATATCTGCTAACGGGATTGACTGCGGGAACGTTGGTTCAGGTGGACGTTCAGGCAGGCAATGGAAGTGGACAAGGTCAATCCAATCGAGTATCTGGAACGACGCTTCCCGAGAGTCCTTCAGGTCTTCACTTCGTTCAACCGACTGAAACAGGAGTAACACTCAGATGGGATGCAGTCCCCGGCGCGACGAAGTACCGGGTCGTTCTTGAGGGGCAGAGTTATGAGATTTCAGATACACAGATTGAAGTCCATCAGTTATCAGGCAACCGCCACTATACGTATCAGGTGGAGGCCGGAAATGCTGCTGGTTATGGTGCACCCACAAGCGGTGAACTGCTTACTTTGCCAACCAGACCTAAAGGGCTCAAAGTAACACGTACGGATGAAACGAGTATTGGGGTGGAATGGGAATCTGTAAATACAGCCGAATCCTATATCGTTAGTATCAATGGGACGGAAGTGGGGCGAACTTCGGGACTTGCCTATACGGCTAAAGAATTGTTGCCAGGTATGGAGTATTTAGTGGAAGTACAGGCCGTGAACACGTCTGGAGTCGGTCAGTCCGCCAGCTTGATTCGATTATCCAAACCGACCGCCCCTTCAGAAATCGTTGTTGAACCAGGAGTACATAAAGCCACCTTGTCATGGGATTCGGTAGCAGGTGCCTCGGAGTATGTAATTCAGCAGGGGAACAAAGAGATTTACCGTGGAACAGAGCTGACGACCTTTATTTCAGGACTTGAGGATGGAACGATGCATCATTACACACTTGTTGCAGTGAACAGACAAGGGACCCCATCCGAAGCGACGGGTATATCCATACTTACATTGCCTGAGAAGCCAGTTGAGATTAAGGCAACGGAAGTGTCGGAAAACAGTCTTAGTCTGGATTTTACCAAAACAGGGGTAAAGGGTGCAGACGAATACATCATTGAACGCAATGGGCGAGAGATTGCTCGCATGGATGCGAGTGAAACCCGATTCGTAGATGAGGATTTGTCGCCCGGCACGAAATATACGTACAAGATCCGGGCGGTTAATGCAAGTGGTTCGGGTGCTTCCTTTGTCTATGGAATAACAACTAAAACCCTGCCACTATCACCAGATGGGATTACAGTGATCAAGGGAACGCACACGTTTGATCTGGCGTGGGAAGCAGTAAAGGGAGCAGCCGCATATGAAATTCGCAATCAGACAACGGGGGAAGTTCAGACTGTGTCCGAACCATCGGTCCATCTCGCCAGTTTATTGGATGGCACAACGTATACGTTTGAACTTACTGTTTTGAATGAGGATGGTCACCGTTCTTCTCCTGTTGAGGTTCTTTTGTTGACCAAACCCATATCCCCACAAACAGCAAGTATTGCTGCGGTAACCGATCAATCGGCAACGCTGGATCTGAGTGGCAGCGCCACACGAGGCGCAGAACAATTGATCATTATGCGAGATGGTATTGAAATTGACCGTATTCCGGCTGAGAGTATTTCTTATAAGGACAAGAATTTGACGCCGGGAGAGAGATACACTTATACGGTTAAGACTTCGAATGCTTCCGGCGATAGCGATACGGGATTTGATGTTCAATTGCGTACGCTGCCTGCAACAATTACGGAAACGCTGCACCCAGACGTGATTGAAGAGACGGAGGCAGTGATTAAGTGGACAAAGGTTCAAGGTGCAGAGGGTTACATTGTAATGATAGCGGATGACGAATTTACAACAATTACAGAGAGTGATTTGACTGAAATTATCCTTAAGGGGCTAGTCAGTGCAGCCCAATATGATCAAGTACAGATCGTTCCTTATAATACAGTGGGTAATGGAATTCCAATGGTCGTTGCTCCATTTTTCACGCTGCCTCATGTCGATTCTGTTGAGATGAAGCTATATCCGGAGACGGATCATGCCAGACTGGAGTGGGATTTCCCTTATTTAAACGAAACGTTTGTGGTTCTAATGGATGGTATTGAGCTGTATAGAGGCAAACAAAAAGAGTATATCGTAAATGAGCTGCAGGGCGGAACGAACTACTACATCGAACTGTATACCGAGAACGGGCGGGGAGATACATCTCATAAGCTAGAATATACACTCTTGACCAAACCGGAAGCTCCCAAGGAAGTGGAATATCGTTCGACACAGGAGAGCATACAACTTCAGTTCGAAAAGAGCCATGTCAAGGGGGTTGAGCAATTCATCATTGAACGTGACGGTGCGGAGATCGGCCGAGTGTCTGTTGACGAGCCTTATTACAAAGACCATGGGCTTGAGCCAGGTGTAAATTATGTGTATACCATCAAAACCGTAAATGCTTCCGGTAAGAGCGAGAGCGGATTCAATCTAACAGCAGTAACGCTGCCAGGCAAAATTCCTTCTCCACCTCAAGTGAAAGAACGCGCTCAGCATGGTGCAGATATTATATGGGATATGATTCCTGGTGCAGCAGGCTATCGCATCTATCAGGAAGACGAGCTGATTGCAACAACAATGGAAACATCGATACATATAACTGAATTGAAAAGTGCCCAGGTCTATTCCGACTTTTCTATTGTGCCTTTCAATGAGGCGGGAGACGGAAAGACAGTCGATGTACCCGAGTTCGAGACATTGCCTTCAGAAGAATTCACCGTTTCAGCGAACTCCCAGAGCACAAGCAGCATTGCATTGAGCTGGAAATTGGAATCTTTTAATGAAACGATCGTGCTTTCTAGTAGTGGGCGGGAGATCTATCGTGGAAAAGATCGAAGCTACATCTGGACAGGACTAACGGGCGGACAGCGCTATGATGTCATATTGTGGACTGAAAATTCAGCCGGGGAAAAAAGTGAAAGCCAGCAGGCCACTGCCGTGACTCTGCCATATCCACTTCCAAGCGGAAGTGGAGCTGGTTCACCTACACCTTCCTCTAAACCGGAGGATGTTCAGTCGTCCGGAGTGTCTCAACCTGAGCAAAATGACAAAGCGGAAACAACAGCCAAGAAAGAGGTTAAGTTCATTGATATTGGTCAAACATTCAATAAAGATCAGATTATATGGCTGGCAGAGCAAAACATCATTCAAGGTGTGAGTGAAACCCGCTTCGAACCCCGTCGTCCCATTACAAGAGCTGAGTTCACAGCACTTATTGTGCGATTAATGGGTCTGGATACATCTGCCGATTATCAGCATGCTTTTCGGGATGTGAACGATCAGGATTGGTTTGCTCCTGAGATCGAAGCAGCCGTAAGTCTTGGTATGGTACATGGCATGGGTAATGGTAAATTTGCTCCATATGAGCTGGTAACCCGGGAACAGGCATCGAAGATCATTGCGAATGTTATTCGCAAAATTAAGCCGGAATCCGCAACTTCACGTCGTGCTTTTACGGATCAGATGGATGTGTCCGAATGGGCCAAAGAAGAGGTTGAAGAGCTTGCTGGAATGTACATGCTTACCGGGTACGAAGACGGCAGTTTCCGACCCATGCAGCATCTGAGCAGATCTGAAGCCGCAGCCCTGATCTTCCGACTGAACAAACTGATCCGTATTATAGAAGAAGGTCAAACTATGGAGGAAGAGAACCGAACTATGGATGATAAAGGAACGAGTATTGATATAGAAGGTAAGGCTAACATGTCAAAATTGGAGTAA